The following coding sequences lie in one Salmo salar chromosome ssa13, Ssal_v3.1, whole genome shotgun sequence genomic window:
- the ccng2 gene encoding cyclin-G2, with protein MEAVKLMRELKTNFEQEIYYLPKETGLHLIESTRENASQGISAKCRDVKVEDLWSLTSFFGYSTQTFVLAVNLLDRFLAMMKVQPKHLACISISCLHIAAKTVEEECDVSSTNELIRIGQCKFTVSDLTRMEKIISEKLNFQLEAITALTFLHLYHRITLSQTSDRKEALNLNTLEAHLKACLCRITFSKAKPSVLALSLLTQEIEAMQSVDMLEIAHSVQRHLKITDTELLHWRGLVAKCMSDYSSPECSRPNNKKLVWIVSRRTAQNLHTSYCNVPELPTIPEDCWDESEDSCEDMSSGEESLSSSLGSDAEGPYFPLYFLCQSNQRNKYHHTKPL; from the exons ATGGAAGCCGTTAAACTTATGAGGGAGCTGAAAACCAATTTTGAACAGGAGATTTATTATCTTCCGAAAGAAACGGGACTCCACTTGATCGAATCAACCAGAGAG AATGCCAGCCAAGGAATCTCAGCTAAATGTAGGGACGTCAAAGTGGAAGACCTCTGGAGCCTGACCAGTTTCTTTGGGTACAGCACCCAGACCTTCGTTCTGGCAGTCAACCTGCTGGATAGATTTTTGGCCATGATGAAG GTCCAACCCAAACATTTAGCCTGCATTAGCATCAGCTGCCTCCACATCGCAGCCAAAACAGTAGAAGAAGAGTGCGACGTGTCTTCCACCAATGAGCTTATTCGTATCGGCCAGTGCAAGTTTACAGTCTCGGACCTCACTCGCATGGAGAAGATCATTTCAGAGAAACTCAACTTCCAACTCGAAGCCATCACAGCCTTAACCTTTTTGCACCTATACCATAGAATCACACTCTCACAAACCTCAGACAG GAAGGAAGCCCTGAACCTGAACACACTAGAGGCCCACCTCAAAGCCTGTCTCTGCCGCATCACATTCTCCAAAGCTAAA CCGTCCGTCTTGGCCCTGTCCCTCCTCACTCAAGAGATTGAAGCCATGCAGTCTGTTGACATGCTAGAAATAGCACATAGTGTTCAGAGACATCTCAAG ATCACTGACACTGAGCTGCTACACTGGAGGGGGCTGGTGGCCAAGTGTATGTCTGACTACTCTTCCCCTGAATGTAGCAGACCCAACAATAAGAAGCTAGTCTGGATCGTGTCGAGAAGGACAGCTCAGAACCTTCACACCAGCTACTGCAACGTCCCTGAACTGCCAACCATTCCTGAGGACTGCTGGGACGAAAG CGAGGACTCGTGTGAAGACATGAGTTCTGGGGAGGAGAGCCTGAGCAGTTCCCTGGGATCTGATGCAGAGGGACCTTACTTCCCTCTTTACTTCCTCTGCCAAAGCAACCAGCGAAACAAATACCACCATACCAAACCCCTGTGA
- the taf1c gene encoding TATA box-binding protein-associated factor RNA polymerase I subunit C has product MDYIFPQKLFPVYFNSGPPSSTFRHNVGGWGSYGQVLEVNVAQHEKDVSLPKVDWKFESQHQVKGEPWVPVEPIAIPLLGPKRGHTWSSTALSDPLDFSEHMQNFYQYKYKDAFCTMSHVLGEKFHFGQGRRMESEINAVHMWQMEHFMQTFKYKKCELTHLGRQAKRYHNLLSDVIHDIPPALLADHLHEELTYQRGQEQFSDHATGGAIGYVSFTNTSISQHGCLVYPGKAGFNKLNFHRVVLEFQEGKPPCFDVSHKPLSFLLNGKIRQITVGLQQDECHVGVRCDHLCGVWKVNEKNIPKTLEVIQTKQPATCLSVSPHIQGELLVASESGAAYLWTVGKGLQKFRQENSNLYFNSKSSWRWCDFSGHPRVMVYADRTGVELSDIRTKDHCSHTLFRISQTPDCKSGERVILSNYLRDVHTFHHLVTTQHSAYVMDERFSCLPMIQWDHMMEYPPMFAQVVAGLPSGGGTTKVLLGSQRSQEVILLQYSGGREKACVTRGPPRALLSPRDSLGHLPVQLPHRQHHAQDRLANPAAGLTVVHQSQAKEEYICVLQLTEAGDIFYHTLKTQTDGPPAPTQKSVGPEGRSGDVQRRKQPVETLKKLLHQTLGTSRSSVLDDTWSTGPPSPGEDSGFEGRGQPWDPPRAGLEMVINDPHDDSYLTLATNAGLTDTQESAATVPLPTAQSLDTNVNSNPVRPKVKVSDEALLVWRKWFLKLFKFPQKRRSLPHKTTKTKYLLPDDSLQRDPLEDHCRRTLKKDLRETMRNGNVLVHRNTCLKPLALVPVPAPVEPSEWADVLSERMSVSWEPGLGGWKSWWEERLGLNREEKVAALRRKRRRQKRAKAHSRIDLSGSFTSSVSYQSDLDSASLSGWSSAASHYASSDVDGVATSCYNTKWVALSEPGSSRATTPTSQTSNSQPTTPHREFGSKPTTSLEQLSSFLTQTSIPYSQCSSRSLPSIPYSQCSSRSLPSIPYSQCSSSLQPTIPHTPFTSSEPLFTPQKQPTVGKLPPWKTACSDSSTTDILRTVVATQKPKSQNQDYLNSLFGSQEPTDASQGVGFNESRHNTPLATSSQLSSSSTSQRNLKVGLTSSQPKRKKSRMGF; this is encoded by the exons ATGGATTACATTTTCCCACAGAAACTTTTCCCGGTTTATTTCAACTCTGGGCCGCCCAGTTCTACGTTTAGACATAACGTCGGAGGTTGGGGTTCCTATGGTCAAGTGTTGGAAGTAAACGTCGCTCAACACGAG AAAGACGTTAGTCTACCAAAAGTAGATTGGAAGTTCGAGTCTCAACACCAAGTGAAGGGAGAGCCTTGGGTGCCAGTAGAACCTATAGCAATACCGCTTCTGGGACCAAAAAGAG GCCACACATGGTCATCAACAGCTCTGTCAGATCCTTTGGACTTTTCAGAACAT ATGCAGAACTTCTACCAGTATAAGTACAAGGATGCGTTTTGCACAATGAGCCATGTCCTGGGGGAGAAATTCCACTTTGGACAGGGGAGGAGAATG GAAAGTGAAATAAATGCTGTTCACATGTGGCAGATGGAGCACTTCATGCAAACATTTAAATACAAAAA GTGCGAGTTAACTCATTTGGGGCGGCAGGCCAAAAGGTACCACAACCTGTTATCAGATGTGATCCACGACATCCCTCCAGCCCTGCTAGCTGATCATCTCCATGAGGAGCTGACCTATCAGAGAGGGCAGGAGCAGTTCTCTGACCACGCCACAGGGGGTGCCATAGGGTACGTTTCCTTTACCAACACCAGTATCTCTCAGCATGGCTGTCTGGTGTACCCTGGGAAAGCTGGCTTTAACAAGCTTA ACTTCCACAGGGTGGTGCTAGAGTTCCAAGAAGGGAAGCCTCCATGTTTTGATGTGAGCCACAAGCCTCTCTCATTCCTGCTCAATGGTAAAATCAGACAGATCACCGTCGGCCTTCAGCAGGATGAAT GTCACGTGGGGGTGCGCTGTGACCACCTGTGTGGTGTCTGGAAGGTCAATGAGAAGAACATCCCTAAGACTCTGGAGGTCATTCAGACCAAGCAGCCTGCTACATGTCTCAGTGTCAG TCCCCATATCCAGGGAGAGCTTCTGGTGGCCAGTGAGAGTGGAGCTGCCTATCTGTGGACGGTGGGAAAAGG TTTGCAGAAGTTCCGtcaggagaacagtaacctgtacTTCAATTCTAAGTCGTCATGGAGATGGTGTGACTTCTCTGGCCACCCCAGGGTGATGGTGTATGCTGACCGGACAGGTGTGGAGCTCTCTGATATCAGG ACCAAAGACCATTGTAGCCACACGCTGTTTCGTATCAGCCAAACCCCTGACTGTAAGAGTGGCGAGAGAGTCATCCTGTCCAATTACCTGAGAGATGTCCACACCTTCCACCACCTCGTCACCACACAG CACTCTGCTTACGTCATGGATGAGCGTTTCTCCTGCCTCCCCATGATCCAATGGGATCACATGATGGAGTATCCTCCCATGTTTGCCCAGGTCGTGGCGGGGTTGCCATCGGGGGGCGGGACTACTAAGGTGCTGCTGGGCTCTCAGAGATCACAGGAAGTGATCCTGCTACAGTACTCAG GTGGTAGGGAGAAGGCCTGCGTCACCAGAGGCCCACCTCGGGCCTTgctcagccccagagacagccttGGACACCTGCCTGTCCAACTCCCCCACAGACAGCACCATGCCCAGGACAGACTAGCCAATCCTGCTGCTG GTCTTACTGTCGTCCATCAGAGCCAAGCCAAGGAGGAATATATCTGTGTGCTGCAACTCACTGAGGCCGGAGACATCTTTTACCACACGCTGAAGACCCAGACCGACGGCCCACCGGCACCAACCCAGAAATCCGTGGGACCCGAGGGACGTAGCGGAGATGTACAGAGACGAAAACAACCAgttgaaacattaaaaaaactgCTTCATCAAACGTTAGGAACCTCAAGAAGCAGCGTCCTAGATGATACGTGGTCCACTGGACCGCCGTCTCCTGGGGAGGACTCTGGGTTCGAAGGAAGGGGACAGCCGTGGGACCCTCCTAGGGCTGGACTGGAGATGGTTATCAACGACCCTCATGACGACTCGTACCTGACGCTAGCAACAAACGCAGGATTAACTGATACTCAGGAATCCGCTGCTACTGTTCCTCTACCTACAGCCCAGTCTTTGGACACTAATGTTAACAGTAACCCCGTCAGGCCAAAGGTCAAAGTCAGTGATGAGGCTCTGTTGGTTTGGAGGAAGTGGTTCCTCAAACTGTTCAAGTTCCCCCAGAAGCGCCGCAGTCTCCCACACAAGACCACAAAAACCAAGTATCTTCTACCCGACGACAGCCTTCAGAGAGACCCGTTGGAAGATCACTGTCGTCGGACCCTGAAGAAGGACCTGAGGGAGACCATGAGGAATGGAAATGTCCTCGTCCACAGGAACACCTGTCTCAAACCCCTGGCTCTGGTCCCTGTCCCGGCACCCGTGGAGCCTTCTGAGTGGGCTGATGTGCTGAGCGAGAGGATGAGCGTATCGTGGGAGCCTGGGCTGGGGGGATGGAAGAGCTGGTGGGAGGAGAGGCTGGGACTGAACCGAGAGGAGAAG GTGGCGGCTCtgcggaggaagaggaggagacagaaacGGGCAAAGGCTCACAGTCGTATCGACCTATCGGGCAGCTTCACCTCGTCCGTCAGCTACCAATCAGACCTGGACAGCGCCTCTCTCTCCGGTTGGTCGTCGGCAGCCAGTCACTACGCCAGCTCCGACGTAGACGGTGTGGCCACAAGCTGCTACAACACCAAGTGGGTCGCCCTGTCTGAACCGGGGTCATCGAGGGCTACCACACCAACATCACAGACCAGTAACTCACAGCCCACAACACCTCATAGGGAGTTTGGTTCAAAACCAACTACATCACTTGAGCAGCTTAGTAGTTTCCTCACCCAGACCTCTATCCCTTATTCACAGTGCAGTAGTCGTTCACTGCCCTCTATCCCCTATTCACAGTGCAGTAGTCGTTCACTGCCCTCTATCCCCTATTCACAGTGCAGTAGTAGTTTACAGCCCACTATCCCCCATACACCGTTCACTAGTTCCGAGCCACTGTTTACACCCCAAAAACAGCCCACCGTTGGTAAGTTGCCGCCCTGGAAAACGGCATGTTCTGACTCCAGCACGACGGACATTTTGAGAACAGTGGTGGCAACCCAGAAGCCCAAGTCACAGAATCAGGATTATTTAAATTCTCTCTTTGGATCCCAGGAGCCTACGGATGCCTCACAGGGAGTAGGGTTTAATGAGAGCAGACATAATACTCCGTTGGCCACCTCTTCTCAGCTATCCTCCAGCTCTACTTCACAGAGGAACCTGAAAGTGGGACTAACCTCCTCACAACCCAAAAGGAAGAAGTCTCGTATGGGTTTTTGA